Proteins found in one Erythrobacter sp. KY5 genomic segment:
- a CDS encoding class I SAM-dependent methyltransferase → MTDDAKAWGDFWAHNTAQSGSMQATGCLPQRWAAIEDAQRAAWRGFAQDLPEGARVLDLATGNGIVLGWMKDARSDLSLTGIDLAPTLPAPPEGVETRGSVAMEDLPFEDGSFEAVVSQFGFEYGHTAKVAAEIARVLSQGGAVGLMVHRGDGPILEHNRQRRAEIEWALDEKKVVEAVTRALKTPGAGPPVGAQVASVLARLGAAQFGESSPAWEIPEAIRRACLIGQRQGIEAALETVAQIRVQADNEIGRIQSLSRACSRADDRTSLANAFEACGLAVRSTEPVAEPSGRALADFLTIR, encoded by the coding sequence ATGACTGACGATGCAAAAGCGTGGGGCGACTTCTGGGCGCATAACACGGCACAAAGCGGATCGATGCAAGCGACCGGCTGCCTGCCGCAACGCTGGGCCGCAATCGAGGATGCGCAGCGGGCGGCATGGCGCGGCTTCGCCCAGGACCTGCCCGAGGGCGCACGTGTGCTCGACCTCGCGACAGGTAACGGGATCGTGCTGGGCTGGATGAAGGATGCGCGCAGCGACCTGTCGTTGACCGGCATCGACCTCGCACCGACCCTGCCGGCGCCTCCCGAAGGCGTGGAAACGCGCGGCAGCGTGGCGATGGAGGACTTGCCCTTCGAGGATGGCTCGTTCGAGGCGGTGGTGAGCCAGTTCGGGTTCGAATATGGCCACACGGCCAAAGTGGCAGCCGAAATCGCGCGGGTGCTCTCACAAGGCGGTGCAGTGGGCCTGATGGTCCATCGCGGCGACGGCCCGATCCTCGAACACAATCGCCAGCGACGTGCCGAAATTGAATGGGCGCTCGATGAAAAGAAGGTAGTCGAAGCTGTGACCCGGGCGCTCAAAACGCCGGGCGCCGGACCGCCGGTTGGCGCCCAGGTGGCAAGCGTGCTTGCAAGGCTGGGTGCAGCGCAGTTCGGTGAAAGCAGTCCAGCATGGGAAATCCCTGAGGCGATCAGGCGCGCCTGCCTGATCGGCCAGCGGCAGGGGATCGAGGCTGCGCTAGAGACTGTCGCGCAAATCCGCGTACAGGCTGACAACGAGATTGGCCGCATCCAATCGCTCTCCCGCGCCTGCTCACGGGCCGATGATCGGACCAGCCTTGCAAACGCTTTCGAAGCTTGCGGCCTCGCCGTGCGGTCGACTGAGCCAGTCGCCGAGCCTTCGGGGCGCGCACTGGCCGATTTTCTGACAATTCGCTGA
- a CDS encoding putative 2OG-Fe(II) oxygenase, which translates to MATHAMTNAAGGLTPAEAMVRIRMAMQSRDVAGARAIAEAARRDHPKDAALADAAGDLAMKADDPQAAEAHFAAARALAPGMLDYAINHAIALQRLGRHRDVTELLEKYEKVGRGVARYGRVRALSHRTLGEPAEAARWYDAALAADPHHPRALHGRARVALERGEADALARFDAALAVNSGDADLWLGKAQSLDVAGDVAGARVVAEQICAQAPGFIAALSFLSGLKLAAGESDFTSPFRAAAARAPQDPNIPATHAETLAGLDHASQAADIAAEARERFPDEPHFALLEAVHAGSAGEWERAERLFADLSLDTPIRSLHEARHRIRAGDAERAEALLNRALEGDPWSISAWALRGIAWRMAGDERAVWLHEQDGLVQLRPLVGREGLVEDAVAELRELHAGSAMPLGQSLRGGTQTRGILFHRTEPLLAELHEAIRTTLEEYRAELAPLDDTHPLLRHRKTRWALAGSWSVRLTGGGDYHTAHIHPQGIVSSALYLVVPEEAHQAGQKGWLEVGRPPPDLDLDLPPIRSIEPQQGHLALFPSTLYHGTTSFGSAERMTVAFDVVTASGYRF; encoded by the coding sequence ATGGCTACGCACGCAATGACGAATGCGGCGGGCGGCCTGACCCCGGCGGAGGCGATGGTGCGCATCCGCATGGCGATGCAAAGCCGCGATGTCGCAGGCGCGCGCGCCATAGCGGAGGCCGCCCGACGCGATCACCCCAAGGACGCAGCGCTAGCCGATGCAGCGGGCGATCTCGCGATGAAAGCGGATGATCCGCAGGCGGCGGAGGCGCATTTTGCGGCCGCGCGCGCGCTGGCGCCCGGCATGCTGGATTACGCGATCAACCACGCCATCGCCTTGCAGCGTCTGGGCCGGCACCGCGACGTGACCGAGCTGTTGGAGAAGTACGAAAAGGTTGGCCGCGGCGTGGCCCGATATGGCAGAGTGCGCGCTCTCTCCCATCGCACTCTGGGCGAACCGGCAGAGGCCGCGCGCTGGTATGACGCTGCGCTTGCCGCCGACCCGCACCATCCGCGCGCGCTCCATGGGCGTGCGCGTGTGGCGCTGGAGCGTGGGGAGGCCGACGCGCTGGCCCGCTTCGACGCCGCGCTTGCCGTGAATTCGGGCGATGCCGATCTGTGGCTTGGCAAGGCGCAATCACTCGATGTCGCTGGCGATGTTGCCGGCGCGCGCGTGGTCGCCGAACAGATCTGCGCGCAGGCCCCGGGCTTTATCGCGGCCCTGTCTTTCCTATCCGGCCTGAAACTGGCGGCGGGCGAAAGTGACTTTACCTCGCCTTTCCGCGCCGCTGCCGCACGCGCGCCGCAGGACCCCAACATCCCGGCAACCCATGCCGAGACCCTGGCCGGGCTCGACCATGCGAGCCAGGCCGCCGATATCGCCGCAGAGGCGCGAGAGCGTTTTCCGGACGAGCCGCATTTCGCACTTCTCGAAGCGGTTCACGCGGGATCGGCAGGCGAGTGGGAACGGGCCGAGCGTCTCTTTGCCGACCTCTCCCTCGACACGCCGATCCGCTCGCTTCACGAGGCGCGCCACCGCATTCGTGCAGGCGATGCCGAGCGCGCCGAGGCATTGCTGAACCGCGCGCTTGAGGGCGATCCTTGGAGCATCTCCGCCTGGGCCTTGCGCGGTATCGCGTGGCGCATGGCGGGCGATGAACGCGCCGTGTGGCTGCATGAGCAGGATGGCCTTGTCCAGCTTCGCCCATTGGTCGGGCGCGAAGGGCTCGTCGAAGATGCGGTTGCCGAACTGCGCGAGCTTCACGCCGGCTCTGCCATGCCGCTTGGCCAGAGCCTGCGCGGCGGGACGCAGACGCGCGGCATCCTGTTCCACCGGACCGAGCCATTGCTGGCGGAACTGCACGAAGCCATTCGGACAACGCTTGAGGAATACAGGGCCGAGCTCGCTCCGCTTGACGATACCCATCCGCTGCTGCGGCACCGCAAGACGCGCTGGGCGCTCGCAGGATCGTGGTCCGTGCGCCTTACCGGCGGCGGGGATTACCACACCGCCCACATCCACCCGCAGGGTATCGTATCTTCCGCGCTGTATCTCGTCGTGCCGGAAGAGGCGCATCAAGCCGGGCAGAAGGGCTGGCTCGAAGTGGGTCGCCCTCCCCCCGACCTTGACCTCGACCTTCCACCGATCCGGTCGATCGAGCCGCAGCAAGGCCACCTCGCTCTTTTCCCCTCCACGCTTTATCACGGGACGACCAGTTTCGGATCGGCGGAAAGAATGACCGTCGCGTTCGACGTCGTGACCGCGTCCGGCTACAGGTTCTGA
- a CDS encoding S9 family peptidase, which yields MKFVKAPLTAALLGVSTLGLSVAAPIETQATSAVPIDVWALRDVVNQVSISPDGEHLLVHINPTRDGDYLLQIFKTDDLTTPFRTLAADPMEITSATWVSDTMIFGGAWQIKRESVRRQEDDTRNYASYFYDLKANKFSQIEGNFSIVNRLPNEPDHILIASGAPVDGGLGNDPSAAFRPRSYYKLNLKSGSRELVMRGTRKYAQVTFDNNGNARTAVGIDSDNKIKQFYRKPGESSWSQYGDVVDQDDPKNLYKMLAGFHGVAGFHHENPQLGYVIDNRNGADKASLWLYNFETGEFVEEMFKTENADVMGIGMHSIPGNEKLSFVIYPGAKMERHYFDEEEKALYEALQQQIPYAHQMSISSRSYDGRSMVVFNNGPRDPGSFWLVRNGQLAKLGSRNPLINPEQLSDVEFIRYPARDGLMIPGYVTKPAGEGPFPLIVLPHGGPAVPEVVTYDEWGQLLASQGYMVLQPGYRQTVGWGQKHFDLAYHEHGGTMQDDKDDGALYLVEQGLVDRDRIAMFGWSYGGYAALVAAAREDNIYQCAIAGAAVSRPEIWYNDVISTRTPKALDEWFKGRGVYVGTNPYKEVDKVNIPLLMVHPEDDSRVLYYHFTDYKKAFEEAGKTGEFITLEDADHFYRTLMYTHQQQFYTKMLDYLANDCGPGGL from the coding sequence ATGAAATTTGTTAAAGCACCGCTTACGGCGGCTTTGCTCGGCGTGTCCACGCTCGGGCTCAGTGTCGCTGCTCCCATCGAAACGCAGGCCACGTCTGCCGTCCCGATTGATGTCTGGGCGCTACGTGATGTGGTCAACCAGGTGTCCATCTCGCCGGACGGTGAGCATCTACTGGTTCACATCAACCCGACACGCGACGGCGATTACCTGCTGCAGATCTTCAAGACTGACGATCTGACGACACCGTTCCGCACGCTTGCCGCCGATCCGATGGAGATCACCAGCGCGACATGGGTCAGCGACACGATGATCTTTGGCGGTGCGTGGCAGATCAAGCGCGAATCCGTTCGCCGCCAGGAAGACGACACGCGCAATTACGCTTCCTATTTCTACGATCTCAAGGCGAACAAGTTCTCCCAGATCGAAGGCAATTTCTCGATCGTCAATCGCCTGCCGAACGAACCGGACCACATCCTGATCGCGTCCGGCGCTCCGGTAGATGGCGGGCTTGGGAATGACCCTTCCGCCGCGTTCCGTCCGCGTTCCTATTACAAACTCAACCTCAAATCCGGTTCGCGCGAACTGGTGATGCGCGGCACGCGTAAATACGCGCAGGTCACTTTCGACAATAACGGCAACGCACGCACGGCCGTCGGCATCGACAGCGACAACAAGATCAAGCAATTCTACCGCAAGCCGGGCGAGAGTTCGTGGAGCCAGTACGGTGACGTCGTCGACCAGGATGACCCCAAGAACCTCTACAAGATGCTTGCCGGGTTCCACGGAGTTGCCGGGTTCCACCATGAAAATCCGCAGCTTGGTTATGTCATCGACAACCGCAACGGTGCCGACAAGGCGTCGCTCTGGCTCTACAATTTCGAGACCGGCGAATTTGTCGAAGAGATGTTCAAGACCGAAAATGCCGACGTCATGGGCATCGGGATGCATTCGATTCCCGGTAACGAGAAACTGTCATTCGTCATATATCCGGGCGCAAAGATGGAGCGGCACTACTTCGACGAGGAAGAAAAAGCTCTCTACGAAGCTCTGCAGCAGCAGATCCCATACGCCCACCAAATGAGCATCTCCAGCCGTTCCTATGATGGGCGCAGCATGGTGGTCTTCAATAACGGTCCGCGTGATCCCGGATCGTTCTGGCTGGTTCGCAATGGCCAACTGGCCAAGCTCGGCAGCCGTAATCCGCTCATCAATCCCGAGCAGCTTTCGGATGTCGAGTTCATCCGTTACCCGGCACGCGACGGTCTGATGATCCCCGGTTACGTCACCAAGCCTGCGGGCGAGGGACCGTTCCCGCTGATCGTTCTGCCGCATGGCGGACCGGCAGTGCCCGAAGTCGTCACATACGATGAGTGGGGCCAGCTTCTGGCAAGTCAGGGCTACATGGTCTTGCAGCCCGGCTATCGCCAGACGGTCGGTTGGGGCCAGAAGCATTTTGACCTTGCCTATCACGAGCATGGCGGGACAATGCAGGACGACAAGGATGACGGTGCCCTGTACCTCGTCGAGCAGGGTCTGGTCGATCGTGACCGTATCGCCATGTTTGGCTGGTCCTACGGTGGGTACGCGGCGCTTGTCGCAGCGGCGCGCGAGGACAACATCTACCAGTGCGCCATCGCAGGGGCTGCGGTTTCGCGTCCTGAAATCTGGTACAATGACGTGATTTCAACCCGCACGCCAAAGGCGCTGGACGAATGGTTCAAGGGGCGCGGTGTCTATGTCGGAACCAACCCTTACAAGGAAGTCGACAAGGTCAACATTCCGCTTCTGATGGTCCATCCAGAAGATGACAGCCGCGTGCTGTATTACCACTTCACCGACTACAAGAAGGCATTTGAGGAGGCTGGCAAGACGGGTGAGTTCATAACGCTTGAAGACGCCGACCACTTCTACCGGACCCTGATGTACACGCACCAGCAGCAGTTCTACACCAAGATGCTGGACTATCTGGCCAACGATTGTGGGCCGGGCGGTCTTTAA
- a CDS encoding TonB-dependent siderophore receptor, with product MNRFSKGTLLAGTVLATAVTATPVYAQDNDSSEENFIVVTGSRIQQRNVETAAPVAVVDAEEFQLTGDVNVENVINALPQVIPGTTGNSNNPGNGTASLDLRGLGETRTLVLVNGRRWVSFDTNQVVDLNTIPNFLIETVEVVTGGASAVYGSDALSGVVNFNLKKVEGVEMGGQYAITEEGDGRRYQLYGAIGTSFDDGRGNATVYAEYTNRNPIFQGDRDFSFFSIGGETFGLDLLQFGSSTVPQGRINTPGTTTINAAGDTAPLAQGLVIDDGIFDTAGSPRPRAGDTYNYAPVNYLQVPQERYLLGGYADYEFTPGHSFYTEVAFVNNRVAQELAPTPVTGTFNVDIATVSQFLDAATIAELNTLDQREADANALRVANGLSPLPAPQLGVVSTFIQRRVEETGPRNSLDERNAFRVLGGVTGEIAENWNYDAYYSYARTRNANVQDGNISRSAFQAGLDGTGTPINIFGLGTLTPAQVQAISIRAQNGDVSTMEVASASISGFLGELTAGAGDIGIAGGYEYRSVGSQFIPDTALASGDVIGFNAGSPTEGGYDVHELFAELYVPIFDNGTQRLELTGAARYSDYSLDAVGGVWTYAGGAEFDVIPSVKLRGQYQRAVRAPNVGELFGGQAIGFPGATDPCGDPAFLGANAGADQVCIATGVPAGNVGNANAIQLNAQIPALFGGNPNLEEETSESYSFGIVLRPEFIPGLTITADYFDIVIEDAINIAGGSLQGLLNLCYGEVQDASSAVCQPFVGVRNGDGAITVDNPPLVASLNVAEIGTSGVDVEVNYRTTVPFALFSGDGESGLDFSFLGTWTDEFFIQPVADLPTVNECAGQFGGACFNTGDPTPSFRWVSRLSWNDGPVTTSLRWRHMSGVDDADPGTDFTQFNGAERIPSYDIFDLTFAVEASENLTFTAGIRNLFDKLPQVPEFDANGTVTNDPTGLLLGDNQEQANTFPSTYDVLGRDYFISAAFSF from the coding sequence ATGAACCGCTTTAGCAAGGGCACCCTTCTGGCTGGTACGGTCCTGGCAACTGCCGTGACCGCGACGCCTGTTTACGCCCAAGACAATGATAGCAGCGAAGAGAACTTCATCGTTGTTACCGGCTCGCGCATTCAGCAGCGCAACGTCGAAACTGCCGCTCCGGTGGCCGTCGTCGACGCTGAGGAATTCCAGCTGACCGGTGATGTTAACGTTGAAAACGTGATCAACGCTCTGCCGCAGGTTATTCCGGGCACGACCGGTAACTCGAACAACCCGGGTAACGGTACCGCATCGCTCGACCTTCGTGGTCTCGGCGAAACCCGTACCCTGGTTCTCGTCAACGGCCGCCGCTGGGTGTCGTTCGACACCAACCAGGTCGTCGACCTTAACACCATTCCCAACTTCCTGATCGAGACGGTCGAAGTTGTGACCGGTGGTGCTTCGGCCGTTTACGGTTCGGACGCTCTGTCGGGCGTTGTGAACTTCAACCTCAAGAAGGTTGAAGGCGTCGAAATGGGCGGCCAGTACGCCATCACCGAAGAAGGCGACGGTCGTCGTTACCAGCTCTACGGTGCAATCGGCACGAGCTTCGACGATGGTCGCGGTAACGCAACCGTCTACGCCGAATACACCAATCGTAACCCGATCTTCCAGGGCGACCGCGACTTCTCGTTCTTCTCCATTGGTGGTGAAACCTTCGGCCTCGATCTGCTTCAGTTTGGTTCGTCGACCGTTCCGCAGGGCCGTATCAATACGCCCGGCACGACGACCATCAATGCCGCTGGCGACACGGCACCGCTGGCTCAGGGTCTCGTCATCGACGACGGTATCTTCGACACGGCAGGCAGCCCGCGTCCGCGTGCTGGCGACACGTACAACTATGCGCCCGTCAACTACCTTCAGGTCCCGCAAGAGCGCTACCTGCTCGGTGGTTATGCCGACTATGAATTCACGCCGGGCCACAGCTTCTACACTGAAGTTGCCTTCGTGAATAACCGCGTTGCACAGGAACTGGCTCCTACGCCCGTCACCGGCACGTTCAACGTCGACATCGCGACCGTGTCGCAGTTCCTCGACGCAGCAACGATCGCTGAACTCAACACGCTCGACCAGCGCGAAGCAGACGCTAACGCACTGCGCGTTGCAAACGGCCTCTCGCCGCTTCCTGCTCCGCAACTCGGCGTTGTCAGCACCTTCATTCAGCGTCGCGTCGAAGAAACCGGTCCGCGTAACTCGCTCGACGAGCGTAACGCATTCCGCGTACTTGGCGGCGTGACCGGTGAGATCGCCGAAAACTGGAACTACGATGCGTATTACAGCTACGCTCGTACCCGGAACGCGAACGTCCAGGACGGTAACATCTCGCGCTCAGCGTTTCAGGCTGGCCTTGACGGCACCGGTACGCCGATCAACATCTTCGGCCTCGGCACTCTGACGCCGGCTCAGGTGCAGGCAATCTCGATCCGGGCGCAGAACGGCGACGTCTCGACCATGGAAGTCGCATCGGCTTCGATCTCGGGCTTCCTGGGTGAACTCACCGCAGGTGCCGGCGACATCGGTATCGCCGGTGGTTACGAGTATCGCAGCGTTGGTTCGCAGTTCATTCCTGACACTGCACTCGCATCGGGTGACGTTATCGGCTTTAACGCTGGTAGCCCGACCGAAGGTGGCTACGACGTGCACGAGCTCTTCGCCGAGCTTTACGTTCCGATCTTCGACAACGGCACTCAGCGTCTCGAGCTGACCGGTGCAGCCCGTTACTCCGACTACTCGCTTGACGCAGTGGGCGGTGTGTGGACCTATGCTGGTGGCGCCGAATTCGACGTCATCCCGAGCGTGAAGCTCCGTGGTCAGTACCAGCGTGCCGTTCGTGCTCCCAACGTGGGCGAACTGTTCGGTGGTCAGGCCATCGGCTTCCCGGGTGCAACCGACCCTTGCGGTGACCCCGCATTCCTCGGTGCCAATGCCGGCGCCGACCAGGTCTGCATCGCCACCGGCGTCCCTGCCGGTAACGTAGGCAACGCGAACGCGATCCAGCTGAACGCACAGATCCCGGCGCTGTTCGGTGGTAACCCGAACCTCGAAGAGGAAACCTCGGAGAGCTACAGCTTCGGTATCGTTCTTCGTCCGGAATTCATTCCGGGTCTGACGATCACGGCCGACTACTTCGACATCGTGATTGAAGACGCGATCAACATCGCTGGCGGTTCGCTTCAGGGCCTTCTGAACCTTTGCTACGGCGAAGTTCAGGACGCTTCATCGGCAGTCTGTCAGCCGTTCGTCGGCGTTCGTAACGGCGACGGTGCGATCACTGTCGACAACCCGCCGCTGGTTGCCAGCCTGAACGTTGCTGAAATCGGTACTTCGGGTGTCGACGTTGAAGTCAATTACCGCACCACGGTTCCGTTCGCGCTCTTCTCGGGCGATGGCGAATCGGGTCTCGACTTCTCGTTCCTCGGAACGTGGACCGACGAATTCTTCATCCAGCCGGTCGCAGACCTGCCGACGGTGAACGAATGTGCCGGTCAGTTCGGCGGTGCCTGCTTCAACACGGGCGATCCGACCCCGTCTTTCCGCTGGGTCTCGCGCCTGAGCTGGAACGATGGTCCGGTGACCACGTCGCTTCGCTGGCGTCACATGAGCGGTGTTGACGATGCCGATCCGGGCACGGACTTCACCCAGTTCAACGGTGCAGAGCGTATTCCGTCATACGACATCTTCGACCTTACATTTGCGGTTGAAGCTTCGGAGAACCTGACGTTTACCGCCGGTATTCGTAACCTGTTCGACAAGCTTCCGCAGGTGCCTGAGTTCGACGCAAACGGAACCGTAACGAACGATCCGACCGGTCTTCTGCTTGGTGACAACCAGGAACAGGCGAACACCTTCCCGAGCACCTATGACGTGCTCGGCCGTGACTACTTCATCTCGGCTGCGTTCAGCTTCTAA
- a CDS encoding TonB-dependent receptor domain-containing protein, which translates to MKKFHSNSMKALAFSASAIAFVVAGPVYAQETNEDEQEEPDGVTTGQGQDVEVTTGSQGQTNDNRITVTGSRIVRDTYSSISPLQVLSTENQQAVGAFDPAQILQRSEAAAGTQIDATFQGFVLDNGPGSQTINLRGIGAGRTLVLVNGRRLAPAGVEGAPTVPSINLIPATLVDRYDLLTDGASSVYGSDAVAGVVNVILRKDFDGLELQANGDINPQGAGEDYSVSAAWGFSTDRAVFGIGAEYQFRDEVQAIDRDFLRGCTNNLEEDEAGNILRLGIADNAVVRDRTPGVSVSESECIVSGISGRIAIPFTRLGSVYFPANGNIANIPGLNFGESTGFSGVDTDFNGDGIRDVDFQNVNINASEAELFRTFISQQELVNVFTYGEYTFPGEANITPFFEAQYTRAEITNTGAGNPQIFPSVPDTNAFNPCNFVTANGADCRAADNAFQVANDPTFFDTRAPLGGGFPLPVTPIAAIRGDRNNFEVTQEQYRGVLGVRGDLPFIGSSWTFEAAGVYSRSEGFSTRQGIREDRLALAIGLDPTADFDGDGVIDNDGDGIADDYNQNIDFFEFFGDPQVIGACNVGGLSNPDLAAPDLNTAGCVPVNLFAPSILTGAIGDFATQAERDYVFDDRTFDTTYEQILVSGYMTGDLFELPAGPVGVVLGGEWREDKINSTPSLGASNGLFFGFFADGGASGSKWIRELFGEVDIPLMAGETLVEELTLNISGRLTDEEFYGTNGTYAIKGGWRPVPSLLFKMSYGTSFRAPNLRENFLRGQSGFVGIFDPCAVPDDAFIDGAYDPTLDQRQDFVLQNCLREGRDPTTAGIDAEGLNTLQVVSGEVTQGGSLDIEPETSRSITTGFAFEENWPSGFDFALNVNYYDIKIKDAIIEPSAAFIVGDCYLREEVNERSEFCDRIDINNDDRQLIRGVRAGFLNRDEESVRGLDINATMGYPLTIGNEVFDLTLNLVANKLIERRNFQTTETGDILEQDFKGEFGFPEWTGRLTGAIDWNDFRFTYQVRYIDSVNEDFRDEVLLNGVLVDRPFGDAFNNVSPNSDQGFNTAFSPTCLGAGGPNGNVAGNGQFCRPIGTAEEYFEHTASLRWDSGDYRVILGVRNLFDTAPPQVSSRSGVLEISNTPLGNGYDLNGREFFAQLLARF; encoded by the coding sequence ATGAAGAAGTTTCACAGCAATTCGATGAAGGCGCTCGCCTTCTCCGCATCGGCCATCGCGTTTGTGGTTGCCGGTCCTGTCTACGCGCAGGAAACGAACGAGGACGAACAGGAAGAGCCCGATGGCGTGACCACTGGTCAAGGCCAGGACGTCGAGGTCACGACCGGTTCGCAGGGTCAGACGAACGATAACCGCATCACCGTTACCGGTTCGCGTATTGTTCGTGACACCTACAGCTCGATCTCGCCGCTTCAGGTTCTCTCGACCGAGAACCAGCAGGCAGTCGGTGCATTCGACCCCGCGCAGATCCTCCAGCGCTCGGAAGCGGCCGCCGGTACGCAGATCGACGCAACCTTCCAGGGCTTCGTTCTCGATAACGGTCCGGGTTCGCAGACGATCAACCTTCGCGGTATCGGTGCAGGCCGTACCCTCGTTCTCGTTAATGGCCGCCGTCTCGCACCTGCCGGTGTGGAAGGCGCTCCGACGGTTCCTTCGATCAACCTCATTCCAGCAACGCTCGTTGACCGCTACGACCTGCTGACCGACGGTGCTTCGTCGGTTTACGGTTCGGACGCTGTTGCCGGTGTTGTGAACGTCATCCTTCGCAAGGACTTCGACGGTCTTGAACTTCAGGCCAACGGCGACATCAACCCGCAGGGTGCCGGTGAAGACTACTCCGTCAGTGCTGCATGGGGCTTCAGCACCGACCGCGCCGTTTTCGGCATCGGCGCTGAATACCAGTTCCGCGACGAAGTGCAGGCCATCGACCGTGACTTCCTTCGCGGTTGTACGAACAACCTCGAAGAAGACGAGGCAGGCAACATCCTGCGTCTTGGCATTGCCGACAACGCTGTTGTTCGGGATCGTACCCCGGGCGTCTCGGTTTCAGAGAGCGAATGTATCGTTTCAGGTATCTCGGGCCGCATCGCCATTCCGTTCACCCGACTCGGCTCTGTTTACTTTCCCGCAAACGGCAACATCGCCAACATTCCGGGTCTGAACTTCGGCGAATCGACCGGCTTCTCGGGCGTTGACACCGACTTCAACGGCGACGGCATCCGCGACGTCGACTTCCAGAACGTCAACATCAATGCGAGTGAAGCGGAGCTTTTCCGTACTTTCATCTCGCAACAGGAGCTGGTGAACGTCTTTACCTATGGTGAGTACACCTTCCCTGGCGAAGCGAACATCACGCCGTTCTTCGAAGCGCAGTATACCCGCGCAGAGATCACCAACACCGGTGCAGGTAACCCGCAGATCTTCCCGTCGGTGCCTGACACGAACGCTTTCAACCCTTGTAACTTCGTGACCGCCAACGGCGCGGATTGCCGCGCTGCTGACAACGCATTCCAGGTTGCCAACGATCCGACGTTCTTCGACACTCGTGCTCCGCTGGGTGGTGGCTTCCCGCTGCCAGTGACGCCGATTGCCGCTATCCGCGGTGATCGTAACAACTTCGAAGTGACGCAGGAGCAGTATCGCGGTGTTCTGGGTGTTCGCGGCGACCTTCCCTTCATCGGATCGAGCTGGACGTTCGAAGCTGCGGGTGTCTACTCGCGTTCGGAAGGTTTCTCGACCCGCCAGGGTATTCGTGAAGACCGTCTTGCGCTCGCTATCGGTCTTGATCCGACGGCAGACTTCGACGGCGACGGCGTCATCGATAACGATGGCGACGGCATTGCCGACGACTACAACCAGAACATCGACTTCTTCGAGTTCTTCGGTGATCCGCAGGTCATCGGCGCTTGTAATGTGGGTGGCCTGTCCAACCCCGATCTCGCAGCGCCTGACCTGAATACCGCTGGTTGTGTTCCAGTAAACCTGTTCGCACCGAGCATTCTGACCGGCGCGATCGGTGATTTCGCAACCCAGGCCGAACGCGATTATGTTTTCGACGATCGCACATTCGACACCACCTATGAGCAGATCCTCGTTTCCGGTTACATGACCGGTGATCTGTTCGAGCTGCCCGCTGGCCCGGTCGGCGTGGTGCTCGGTGGTGAGTGGCGCGAGGACAAGATCAACTCGACACCGAGCCTCGGTGCTTCGAACGGTCTGTTCTTCGGCTTCTTCGCTGACGGCGGTGCATCGGGTTCCAAGTGGATCCGCGAACTGTTCGGTGAGGTCGACATTCCTCTGATGGCTGGCGAAACCCTGGTTGAAGAGCTCACGCTTAACATCTCGGGCCGTCTTACCGACGAAGAATTCTACGGCACCAACGGTACTTACGCGATCAAGGGTGGCTGGCGCCCGGTTCCCTCGCTTCTCTTCAAGATGAGCTACGGCACCTCGTTCCGTGCGCCGAACCTGCGTGAAAACTTCCTGCGCGGCCAGTCGGGCTTCGTAGGCATCTTCGATCCTTGCGCTGTTCCAGACGACGCATTCATCGATGGTGCTTATGATCCCACGCTCGACCAGCGTCAGGACTTCGTGCTTCAGAACTGTCTGCGCGAAGGTCGTGACCCGACCACCGCCGGCATTGATGCTGAAGGTCTGAACACCCTCCAGGTGGTCAGCGGCGAAGTGACGCAGGGCGGTTCGCTGGACATCGAGCCGGAAACCTCGCGTTCGATCACCACCGGTTTTGCGTTCGAAGAGAACTGGCCGAGCGGTTTCGACTTCGCGCTGAACGTCAATTACTACGACATCAAGATCAAGGACGCGATCATCGAGCCGTCCGCCGCCTTCATCGTCGGCGACTGCTATCTTCGTGAAGAGGTCAACGAGCGCAGTGAATTCTGTGACCGTATCGACATCAACAACGATGATCGTCAGCTGATCCGCGGCGTGCGTGCAGGCTTCCTCAACCGTGACGAGGAATCGGTACGTGGTCTCGATATCAACGCAACGATGGGCTACCCGCTCACGATTGGAAATGAAGTCTTCGACCTCACGTTGAACCTCGTGGCGAACAAGCTGATCGAACGTCGTAACTTCCAGACCACTGAAACCGGCGACATTCTTGAGCAGGACTTCAAGGGTGAATTCGGCTTCCCCGAGTGGACAGGCCGTCTGACCGGTGCAATCGACTGGAACGACTTCCGCTTCACCTACCAAGTCCGTTACATCGACTCGGTGAACGAAGATTTCCGTGACGAAGTTCTGCTCAACGGTGTTCTCGTCGACCGTCCGTTCGGTGACGCGTTCAACAACGTTTCGCCAAACAGCGACCAGGGCTTCAACACGGCATTCTCGCCAACCTGCCTTGGCGCAGGTGGTCCGAATGGCAACGTGGCTGGCAACGGTCAGTTCTGTCGTCCGATCGGTACCGCAGAAGAGTACTTCGAACACACCGCTTCGCTTCGTTGGGACAGCGGCGACTACCGAGTGATCCTGGGTGTCCGCAACCTGTTCGACACGGCTCCGCCGCAGGTGTCGTCGCGTTCGGGCGTTCTCGAGATCTCGAACACGCCGCTGGGTAACGGCTACGACCTCAACGGTCGCGAGTTCTTCGCCCAGCTTCTGGCTCGCTTCTAA